CAGTTGGTCCAAGTGAGCTCATGAACCTTAGGAACCATTCCAAGCAAAGTTTGCACCATCGGATCGCCCATATCGCCTTGCTCGCTGGTTGTACCGGCTGGAAAGATGGTTGGATCGCTTGTCTCATCCTGGTTGATAGCTGAGATGGTCTGGGTCGCATCATACCCACTTTCTTCAAGAGGCTTTGACGACAAATTTGTTTGACCTATATTCAAACAAAGTGAATCAGTTCTAAAGAAATCAGAGAATAAAATAGTCTCACATATCATCTTGTGGGTCAATGGTCGAGTAAGAAAGAATCGACCAAGGCTTGCCATCTCGTCTGGTTCATTATCATGGAGACTTCCTCCTTCCTGGTTCGTCCTAACTTGTTTTCCCTGTCTTAGAAACACACTCAACAAACCCAAATCAAGTGTATAATCGCCTAAATGATCAATCAATTTCTGCTGAGGCAAAACACTTTTCAATCCGAGtttaaaatcaataaaagtatTGCAAAGTGTTGGAATCTTATCAAGGTTCACAGAAAGGTCAGAAAAAATGTCATAATCATTCAGAAAACGTTTTTGATCTAGACATTGCTTTGGCACAAATGATAGAATCATTCTCTCAAAAACAGAATTTGGCAAGCAAAtgtctttgatattttatattccTAACAGCTTCACATCCTTAAAAGACATCAAGAAACCTAAACCAAGCAGAGAATTATTCAAAACAAAGGCTTTACATTGCTCTGGTCGAAAGTTTGTAGTGACTGATCCTAGAACCGGTTTTGGTACAAGGCAGTTTTCTTCCTTCTTTTGCTTTTGCAAGCAACCAGTTTCTTCCTGAATAAGAGAGTCATGTCTACTCGGTTGCACCGGTTCCACACTTGTTAGTTTAAGACAAGACTTATCAGGTTTTATCTTAGAATGAGAAGGAATCTCTTAACCTTTTTCTTTGAAGACTTTCATGAGATCGTTGGCATGTTTGATCAAGGTACCATTGTCATCACGGTTGGGATCCTCCTCCTTCTTACTGAGACATTTCTGATCAAGATAGACTTTATGTTGGGTCATGGGCATAAGAGTAATGGTATTCCCATACTGCTTCAAAGAGTATTGGTTTGTGAAACCGTCATGAGTCACTCTCTGATCTGATTGCCACGGCCTACCCAAGAGCAAATGAGAATTTCCCATTGGTAACACTTCACAAAGAACCTCAGCTTTGTACCTGCCAATAGAGAAAGGAACTAGAACTTGCTTAGTAACTTTCATACATCCACTTTCATTTATCCATTGTAAGAGAAACGGTTCATTGCGCCTAGTTGTTTTCAAACCCAGCTTTCTTACCATCACCTCACTAGCAACATTGACACAGCTGCCATCATCTATGGTAAGACTACACACCTTTCCTTGCACTTCACATCTGGTATGGaacaagttgtttcttttttcattcTCTTCTGGTTTTACCTGGAAATTCAAAACCTTTCTAGCAACAAGTAGATCACCTTCAGGTGCTTTGATCATAATTTCTTCAGAAGAATCTGAGCTTGAATCTTTTTCCTCCTCGGTTCCAATCTCTCCATTTGCCATGATCACCATTGCTCTTCTGTTTGGACATTCCTTTGCCATGTGACCTTTTCCCTGACATTTAAAACATTGAATGTCACGATTTCTGGTAAAAGAAGATTCAACCTTACCTTTTTCTTGCTGAAGGGTAAGTGGTTTGTCAAATTTAAGTTGCTGTTTTCCTTAGGATAGCTTGTCCTCATGCTGGAAGTCTTTTCTCCAAAGGCATTGCGTGAACTTCCTGATCTCTTAAGCTGTTTCTCCACCAGAATGGCTTTGTGGAGCATCTCCTCCATGGTCCCATAATCCTGCATCTCCAAACGATCATGAATCTCTTTGTTCAAACCGCCAAGAAACCGAGACATGGTTGCTTCTGGATCTTCATCAATATCAACCTTCATCATCAGTGTTTCTATTTCTTGAAAGTAATCCTCAACACTGCTGTTTCCTTGAGCCAGCTTCCTAATCTTCTGATGCAAATCTCTGTGGTAATGACCAGGAACAAATCTTTTCCTCATGAGAAACTTCATCTCCTGCCAAGTGTTCACTGGAGTTTCACCTGTTCTTCTCCTGTTTGTCACCACTTGATCCCACCAGTTAATAGCATAATCTGTAAATTCAGTGGCAGCAAGCCTTACCTTTTTGGTTTCAGAGAAGTGTTGGCAATCAAACACCAATTCGATTTTCTTTTCCCACTCAAGGTAAGCATCAGGATCATTCTTTCCATAGAAGGTAGGGATTTTTAGTTTCATACCACCTAGATTATCATCAAATCGACCACTGGTCTCTCTCGCTCTTCTAGGTCGTCTATGACTGCTCTTTGATGAACCGGATTTGTGGCTATAATAATCATCTTCATCAGACTTGCCTTTCTTTGATGATCCTTCGTTTCTAGAATCACTTTGCTTCTGTTGATCTTCCTGAACTCTGTCTAGGCGTGTGTGGATCTCCTCCATTGGATCTTTCATCATTCTCGTCAAATGATCTGTCACAGCCTTAAGTTGAAGTCGAGACAAGGCTGCTTCTCAGGTCTGTTCATCACTCTTTTCTCCTTCCTGAGACATGGCTCCTGCaaaattaacaaacaaagaaaagacaagaaaaaaaattgcagaTCCAAGCCAATCCTTCAAGGATTTCCTGCACAAACAACAAACTTTAGAAATCAAATCCtcacaagtgtttctctcagatttttctttctctctcaacGATTCTGTGATTCTCAAGAGTTCCAATAGAACTAATCAATCAAAAACAAGCCCAGTCGTCCAACAAGCCTCCTTTGGCTTTCCTAAGTGGTCTGGACCAAGAACATGACTTAGAACTGATAATGGATGGGTTTGTGTCAGTAGAAACCAAAGAAAAACTTAGTGATCCATCGAATGGCCCTTTGTGGATGAATGGGTCGAAAAACATGAAATATCGACTATCTTTCAAGTTAGCTCGCTCCAGGCTTGATCTAGCTCGACTAATCCCTTCCTCATGACTCCTTGAACGAGTGAAGTGTCCACAGTTGGTCCAAGTGAGCTCATGAACCTTGGGAACCATTCCAAGCAAAGTTTGCACCATCGGATCGCCCATATCGCCTTGCTCGCTGGTTGTACCGGCTGGAAAGATGGTTGGATCGCTTGTCTAGCCCTGGTTGATAGCTGAGATGGTCTGGGTCGCATCAGTATCGGTGGATGTATTTATTTGAGCGTTtcatgcatcatctgaagaagaagatcaagaatTTAAGCaaggtggaaggatctataatCGCACAAGttatcaatgaagaaacttcaaactttgctgAAAAGTACTTTTCATCAGAAGTgcacacaaaaaaagaagaccTACTCCGCATGATGATGGAGGGAAAagtacttcttcttcttcctcatttcCGTGGATCAACTCAACTCTCTTCTTTCCCAGCGATTCATTCCTCTCCCACCGCGAATCTCTCTCCCTCCGGCGAATCTCTCTCTCAAACCCCCTTCCACGATCATGTAAGTCATCTAAACCTTCTTTCAATctcaattttaatagtttttgatGTTAGATTTAGAGGTTTTTATATGGAATTGAATGTGAATagttaggattgaatggataatTATAGGAATTAACATGTTAGATTTTGGTGTTTATATGTAGATTTTAAGTTTTGAATGTTAGATTTGTAGattttagaaattatatgtatattttgtgaaatttatgtgttaattatattttataaaatgtttttatatatacataaacctcttattatgtttatataaactattaaaatttaaaaaattataaaactgaTTCTTCAAATGATTTATAGAATTTGtggtttatatgtatatttttttaaatttatatgtttattatattttataaaacgatttaatattttaatatataatactaaaaccgtttattatatatatataatttattaaaaaattattatatacaaatttactataaactaaataaatgaatattcctttctaaatgttatttttttcgTATATATGATCttcaaaaatgttattttttcgtAGATCTGAGGATGGTGGTAGTAGACCATTACGTCGTTCCGCACCCCGATGTCAGATTCGTTCGAGGAGTCCTTCCCAGACTTCAGGCTCGTCGCATGAGCAAAATTCAGTCCCGCTTGTTCCTCCTCCAGTCCCTCCTCCATTTTTTCCACCGGCAGATCCCGCTGCTCCATATTAGCCTGGTACTATGCCGGTAGAGCTCCTTGTTCTCCAACccggtcgagagcatctccgtGTGCTCCATCCGTATCCACAAGGATACACAACTTggtaatgttttcttttttaaaatttttagtataatttttatttttatttctaacaaaatctttgtttTTTCAAGGCTCAACAAGTCGAACAATGGCATTAGCAGGAGCATTAACCAGATGATGTATTCCATGCTCCACAAAGGATATCCGACCTACAGTGTGATGCTTAACGACGAGCGCGATTTGTGGTTCCATAACTTTAcggtaatttctaaattttaattttttttttgggttttaattttttactctatatattaTCTTACTTCGATTTTTGGCAGCAACACTTAATTTGGGAGTCAGGCCTCACGGAAACCGTCCGTCAAGCCTTCCATGAAAAGACGGCAgactcttatacgaagcagatATATGAGTGGAAGCAGCTATGGCTCAAGGGGAAGACACCAAAATACATCAACCCAACGGTTTGGCTAGAGTTGCAGGAGCATTGGGTGGACCAGGAGACTATAgagaaatcaatcaaaaactcaGCCAACCGCAAGAGCGATAGTGGCGGGAAAGGTGTTTATGTCCACAACCTCGGTGCTTGCAATATGTCTTCTAAGGAAAATCAACTTGTaagtactatatatattatttaaattattttttatatgtattgATTAATATTGTATTTAGGTTGAAGCAAATGCGGGTAATCACGTTGATCATCTCGATGTCATGAAAGAGGCGTACACTAACAAGAAGACGGGGAAATTCAGAATCTCGTCATCAGAGATGTCGTAAACTTGGTGCAAACCCAAAAAGAAGCATTGCTTGCTTCTCAGCCTATCTCAAATGACGATTCCTCTGCAGCATCCACGAACATATCCCGAATTCGAATAAACCAAATGGTGGAAcatgtaaatgttttttttaccaTTGCATTACTATATTAActttattactaatatttatttataggcGGTTTGAAGAAAGGTCGTTTGGTTGGTTTGGCTCGGCGTGCTTCTTCTTGTCCTTCCTCTTCACAAGCTCCTTTTTCTCCTCCTGATCCTATGATTATAGAGCAGCTGCAGAATAAGGATGATCGGAGTGTGGCGCTTGAGACGCAGAACGCAACAATTCTTGCTGAATTAGCGGGTCAAAAAAGACAAATGAGGAGATAATGGAAAAGATGAAGTGTTTTTTTCCTAATGATATTTAGcccttttatattaaaaacttttaaatgttGCTTTTCATTATGTAAAacttttttctataatatttattataaattcagTTCTTTAGatctttattttacaaaataaatattttataaaatacaatttataaaaaaataataataaataaaaattaccaaCGGAacatatttcgtcggaaatttgtcgGACAATTCCGACCGAATTGTGGTCGGACATTTCTGACGAAAaacgttcgtcggaatattccgacgaaatatatgcgtcggaatattccgacgaacatcTTCGGAAATCTCCGACATATATATTTCGTCTGGATTGTTTATCTGATGATTACTGCGGTCAGAAATGTGTCCGAAAAATTTCCGATGAAGTATATCCCGACGAAATGATTGTCGGTTCTCCGTCGGAAATATAGCCGTCGGTTTCTCTCGGATTTTCGTCGGAACTTGtcacgaatttccgacgaaatcaTTCCGACGACATTTTTCGTCAAGGGGATagcgcccccccccccccccaccatGCTCCCATGGCCCACTTTACCGAGGAATAGAAAGGGAGGACCGGGGGGTCCAGAGCAAGTAGGGTTGGGGTATAGAGCCGTAAGAGCGGTGGGGTGTGAgaggaatttcgtcggaattcggcAATACCAACGAATTTAGCCGTCGAAATTcgcttgttttcttgtagtgaatagcCAAGAGTATCAAAAGTCCTATTGTGACAAATAAAAGTCGAAAATGTCTCTTTCAGTTACTCTAACCTGACTTGCAAGTTCATAAATTCTCTAACATATTCAGCAATCTTTCTGGATTGTTGTATTCAAATAGTCATTTGCATTCGTCGTTTAAATTCCTAGCAATccacaaaaaaaagatacaCCGACGGTACACAATTCGTAGTTGTACCAGCTATGTGCATCTTATTCCAAACTGATATAACCAAATTCAACCACAACGTTGGATTATAGTTTGTTATTCTTAAGTAGATGTATTATTCTGAAATAGCGTACGTTCTCCGCAAGCAATACAgccataaaaatttaaatcaccACGCACTGACATCTCCACTTTATTAACCCAACtatggccctgttcgtttggtgGTCGCCAACGGCAGCGACCAGAGTCAGCGACCAGCGGCTGCGACTTGATGTCGCCGATAGCTGTTCGTTTGAAGGTCACGCGGTTGATCGCAGCGGTTGTCGCTGATTTGTTCGTTTCTATGTCGCGCGGTTGATCGCAGCGGTTGTTGCTGCGTTGTTCGTTTTGATGCCTCTAATCGCTTGCGACCAATATTTACATTAGACAACAAATGATTTagagttatttatattttttttaaattcatttttagtttactcaactttatgtttaatttatatgtatcttgtaaataaaactatattaataaaCTTGTTTAAACACTAAATGCCAAATgttataaaactaataataaacaTCAGTACAAACCCAAACCAAATAAACTAATAAGGTAATCGATATCCTTTACTCAACTCACTAGTTATATGATCACGTAAACCTTCCATGGCTCTATCACCAGTCGGTTCATATGGAATATGTCCATCATGACCATCACCATCTGCTTCTTTCTCTTCATCTTCgttttcatcttcatcattatcaccatgTGTATGATATTCTTCTCTTCTCTGCCAACACACAAAATCATTATCTTCTCGATGTGAATCACGTATGAAGTTGTGTAGAGCCATCGTTGCCGTTACTAGCTTTATCCATTTGATCAAACCATACTTTGGATGTAAGTTGTGAATATGAGCATAAGTTAAGTTGGTTTAAAACAAAAACTGCAATCCAAGTCATATAAAAACAGAAACTATTCATTCGCTTAAATAAATACTACAATCTgagtcataacaaaaaaaaatgaaacaagagTCATACGGTTAACCTTCCGCAAAgcattaaaatcatatatatgtaaGTTGTGAATATGAGCATAAGTTAAGTT
This Brassica napus cultivar Da-Ae chromosome C6, Da-Ae, whole genome shotgun sequence DNA region includes the following protein-coding sequences:
- the LOC106384752 gene encoding uncharacterized protein LOC106384752; protein product: MPVELLVLQPGREHLRVLHPYPQGYTTWLNKSNNGISRSINQMMYSMLHKGYPTYSVMLNDERDLWFHNFTQHLIWESGLTETVRQAFHEKTADSYTKQIYEWKQLWLKGKTPKYINPTVWLELQEHWVDQETIEKSIKNSANRKSDSGGKGVYVHNLGACNMSSKENQLVEANAGNHVDHLDVMKEAYTNKKTGKFRISSSEMS